The proteins below come from a single Perca flavescens isolate YP-PL-M2 chromosome 8, PFLA_1.0, whole genome shotgun sequence genomic window:
- the ankrd34c gene encoding ankyrin repeat domain-containing protein 34C, giving the protein MEDILELRTDGNSLLKAVWLRRLRLTRLLLEGGAYINESNERGETPLMVACMSTHTDQQSVSKSKLVKYLLDNQADPNIQDKAGRTALMHACIHKAGHEVVDHLLSNGADPSLEDRSGASTLVYAINADDKITLKLLLDACKAKGKDVIIITTDKSPSGTKTTKQYLNVPPSPELDESSSPSYCTSPSDINVTASPTLEHEQQNIVFSFQTKLKTSSSAAKLVNGPTSPIRRLANPKRARLPQLKRLQSEPWGLIAPSVLAAAAAQEESKKASSDEDVVAGVNGLSLSKRSALSRQSSVDGKDSLFPLVGEQPCKMTTSLSVPLTSKASYERSLSQQQPLARRSTVPTEQDSSCNSGLVSLRDTMHRRRLGNDHYDSDSQLYSDSGMLDSPKVPMERRKLNTSPLAMLTSSRESLDINASPSSPSTAHRRAPGLLERRGSGTLLLDHISHTRPGHLPPLNINPNPPIPDIGASSKPSSPLATGIRSIAPVAPNTPKRGCLKSKKKLVRRHSMQVEQMKQLSDFEELAH; this is encoded by the coding sequence ATGGAAGATATACTGGAGCTGCGGACAGATGGAAACTCACTCCTGAAGGCGGTATGGCTCAGACGCTTGAGACTCACCAGACTTCTGTTGGAAGGAGGTGCATATATCAATGAGAGCAATGAACGTGGAGAGACTCCACTCATGGTGGCCTGCATGTCCACACACACTGACCAGCAGAGTGTGAGCAAGTCAAAGCTGGTGAAATATTTGCTGGACAACCAGGCAGACCCCAACATACAGGACAAAGCCGGCCGGACAGCTCTAATGCACGCCTGCATCCACAAGGCTGGGCACGAGGTGGTGGATCACCTGCTGAGCAATGGAGCTGATCCCAGTCTAGAGGACAGGAGCGGGGCCTCAACCCTGGTCTACGCCATCAACGCAGATGATAAGATAACACTAAAACTGCTCTTGGATGCATGCAAAGCTAAAGGCAAGGATGTCATTATAATCACCACAGACAAGTCGCCGTCTGGGACTAAAACTACCAAACAGTACTTAAATGTGCCCCCATCACCAGAGCTGGATGAGAGTTCCTCCCCATCATACTGCACCTCTCCATCTGATATTAATGTCACTGCATCTCCCACACTTGAGCACGAGCAACAAAACATAGTCTTCAGTTTCCAGACCAAGCTGAAAACCTCTAGTTCAGCTGCAAAGCTCGTCAACGGGCCCACGTCTCCAATACGCCGGCTTGCGAACCCCAAACGTGCACGTTTGCCTCAGCTGAAGAGGCTGCAGTCAGAGCCTTGGGGGTTAATCGCTCCCTCAGTCCTTGCTGCAGCTGCGGCCCAAGAGGAGAGTAAGAAAGCCAGCTCTGATGAGGATGTTGTTGCAGGGGTAAACGGACTCTCTCTGAGTAAGAGGTCAGCTTTATCTCGACAAAGCAGTGTGGATGGGAAGGACAGCTTATTCCCTCTGGTGGGTGAACAACCATGCAAAATGACAACCTCGCTATCAGTTCCTCTAACGTCCAAAGCATCATATGAAAGATCTCTTAGCCAGCAACAGCCGTTGGCACGGCGCAGTACTGTGCCCACAGAGCAGGACAGCAGCTGCAATAGTGGACTCGTCAGTCTGAGAGACACAATGCATAGGAGACGTCTGGGGAACGATCACTATGACTCAGACTCACAGCTCTACTCAGACTCTGGCATGTTAGATTCTCCTAAGGTCCCAATGGAGCGAAGGAAACTAAACACTTCTCCACTAGCGATGTTGACCAGCTCCAGAGAATCTCTAGACATCAACGCCAGCCCGTCCTCTCCCAGCACAGCACACAGGCGTGCACCTGGCCTCCTAGAGAGGAGAGGCTCGGGCACACTGCTGCTGGACCACATCTCCCACACCAGGCCCGGCCACCTGCCCCCTCTCAACATCAACCCCAACCCTCCCATTCCTGACATCGGGGCTAGTAGCAAGCCCTCCTCACCTCTGGCCACGGGTATTAGATCTATAGCTCCAGTAGCAccaaacacaccaaagagaggctgcctcaaGTCCAAGAAGAAACTTGTGAGAAGGCACTCTATGCAAGTGGAGCAGATGAAACAGCTTTCTGATTTTGAAGAGCTGGCTCACTAG